In a single window of the Natronosalvus caseinilyticus genome:
- a CDS encoding polysaccharide deacetylase family protein gives MGSVVVSVDAELGWGFLDLHPPPADRIERCRRGWHALREAFEAYDVPATWAVVGHLMLEDCDGRHVDHPAPAGWFERERTDWKDRPDLRFGPDLVRSVLESPVDHEFASHSFSHVLFGAPSTDRELARAEFERALDLADEWGLECSSFVYPRNNVGHRAALAEAGFTAYRGRTSTPEGFRAVLETGLGGRSVLVEPTVDEHGLVNVPASLFCFGFESVARTVAESVWTDPMVVTARRAIDQAVAADDDRLCHLWLHPNNLTTDRDDERMRAILAYIDQQRRETDLTVETMDEVAARVGKSAEDADESENADEEGIETSITQTVGGDD, from the coding sequence GTGGGTAGCGTCGTCGTCTCGGTCGACGCCGAGCTCGGCTGGGGATTTCTCGACCTCCACCCACCACCGGCCGACCGCATCGAGCGCTGCCGACGCGGCTGGCACGCCCTCCGCGAGGCCTTCGAGGCCTACGACGTCCCCGCCACGTGGGCCGTCGTCGGCCACCTCATGCTCGAAGACTGCGACGGCCGCCACGTCGACCACCCCGCCCCGGCTGGCTGGTTCGAGCGTGAGCGGACCGACTGGAAGGATCGCCCCGACCTCCGGTTCGGTCCCGACCTGGTCCGGTCCGTGCTCGAGTCGCCGGTCGACCACGAGTTCGCGAGTCACTCCTTCTCTCACGTCCTCTTCGGCGCGCCGAGCACCGATCGGGAACTGGCTCGCGCCGAGTTCGAGCGGGCGCTCGACCTGGCCGACGAGTGGGGCCTCGAGTGCTCGTCGTTCGTCTACCCGCGAAACAACGTCGGCCACCGGGCCGCGCTCGCCGAGGCGGGGTTCACCGCCTACCGGGGCCGAACGTCGACGCCGGAGGGGTTCCGGGCGGTCCTCGAGACTGGCCTGGGCGGGCGCTCGGTGCTAGTCGAACCAACGGTCGACGAGCACGGCCTGGTGAACGTGCCGGCCTCGCTGTTTTGCTTCGGATTCGAGAGCGTCGCCCGCACCGTCGCCGAGTCCGTCTGGACCGACCCGATGGTCGTCACGGCCCGCCGGGCGATCGATCAGGCCGTCGCGGCCGACGACGACCGGCTCTGTCACCTCTGGCTCCACCCGAACAACCTCACGACCGACCGCGACGACGAGCGAATGCGGGCAATCCTCGCCTACATCGACCAGCAGCGTCGAGAAACCGACCTCACCGTGGAGACGATGGACGAGGTCGCCGCTCGAGTCGGCAAGTCGGCCGAGGACGCCGACGAAAGCGAGAACGCGGACGAGGAGGGGATCGAGACGAGTATCACGCAAACCGTCGGTGGCGACGACTGA
- a CDS encoding thermonuclease family protein, translating into MAATQPTQAADSALDCGVWYDAEITRVVDGDTFDVYVYETGEEYNVRTLGHDTPEKTGNTTYEKIEEWEFIEDESHLEHWGNEATNFAETELPAGSACQVQVDCASEEIDQFGRLLAKIRYDRNGDGAYTVYNKLTLEEGYARVYAASLTNTDEYLEAQEAARAAGRGLWVADDGYVSEWRNDDVAATFHPHASSVRTTDGPVPDSRVPVWAEDTAVQENTTASTVDYDAIPMVGVDESCNLAYFGGCTINERWEGESADLDHFTFVTNLIDHLHGSDDPSGPVLVDGGHRTFEQDNAVSAEDTAYYQRHLEGLGIELHSINAYGNGRGYSLSDARALVASCSPEAWTGAEIAEVQEFVDQGGVVLLLGSGSETAGERANLDDLAAGLGSDLRLNYDDVRDDTNYAGGSRKLLQTGRLNTTDFDLWSAYESGKGVRTDVLRASPNDPTVAADHVWTLADSADEFNGEVDTITVDYPDGTSLDGLTNDDVTVYLDRDGDGTVDEIPVNSDSYAGSTATFDLDGRYNTSVEGEVRVEIAGVANPESGEYVATETLEGDDTLSVDVEYNVTDLRVATDSATRVGETSATLNGTLEDLDGADWGEVYFEWGPTGDLEMTTPSRLLEETGSFSEDIDGLEAGQEYEFRAVVESNHGYTAYGSVRSFTARSDVRTDVLEADPATAGTESYHTWTLADLSADFDGEVDTITVDYPDGTSVDGLTNDDVTVYMDRDGDGTVDEIAVNSNEYAGSAATFDLNGVYNTSVEGEVRVEIDGVTNPVSGEYVANETLEGEDFHSVDAEFIVD; encoded by the coding sequence TTGGCTGCGACCCAACCCACGCAGGCCGCAGATTCCGCCCTCGATTGTGGCGTCTGGTACGACGCCGAGATCACCCGCGTCGTCGACGGCGACACCTTCGACGTCTACGTCTACGAGACCGGTGAGGAGTACAACGTCCGTACGCTCGGGCACGACACGCCCGAGAAAACGGGAAACACCACGTACGAGAAAATCGAGGAGTGGGAGTTCATCGAGGACGAGTCCCACCTCGAGCACTGGGGTAACGAGGCCACCAACTTTGCCGAGACGGAACTCCCGGCGGGTTCGGCCTGCCAGGTCCAGGTCGACTGCGCATCCGAGGAAATCGACCAGTTCGGCCGTCTCCTCGCGAAGATCAGGTACGATCGAAACGGCGACGGCGCCTACACGGTGTACAACAAACTCACCCTCGAGGAGGGGTACGCCCGTGTGTACGCCGCGAGCCTGACGAACACCGACGAGTACCTCGAGGCCCAGGAGGCCGCCCGAGCGGCCGGGCGGGGGCTCTGGGTCGCCGACGACGGCTACGTCTCGGAGTGGCGAAACGACGACGTCGCGGCGACGTTCCACCCCCACGCCTCGAGCGTCAGGACGACGGATGGCCCCGTTCCCGACTCACGAGTGCCGGTCTGGGCCGAGGACACCGCCGTCCAGGAGAACACCACCGCGAGCACCGTCGACTACGACGCGATCCCGATGGTCGGCGTCGACGAGTCGTGCAACCTCGCGTACTTCGGCGGCTGTACGATCAACGAGCGCTGGGAGGGCGAGTCGGCCGACCTGGACCACTTCACGTTCGTCACGAACCTGATCGATCATCTGCACGGGAGCGACGATCCCTCCGGGCCGGTGCTGGTCGACGGCGGCCACCGGACGTTCGAACAGGACAACGCGGTTTCGGCGGAGGACACCGCGTACTACCAGCGCCACCTCGAGGGGCTCGGTATCGAACTCCACAGCATCAACGCCTACGGGAACGGACGCGGGTACAGCCTGTCGGATGCTCGCGCGCTCGTCGCTTCCTGTAGCCCGGAGGCGTGGACCGGGGCGGAAATCGCGGAGGTACAGGAGTTCGTCGACCAGGGCGGCGTCGTCCTCCTGCTGGGCAGCGGCAGCGAGACTGCCGGGGAACGAGCCAACCTCGACGACCTCGCCGCGGGTCTCGGATCGGACCTCCGCCTCAACTACGACGACGTTCGAGACGATACGAACTACGCCGGTGGCAGTCGAAAGCTCCTCCAAACGGGGCGGCTGAACACGACCGACTTCGACCTCTGGTCGGCTTACGAGAGCGGGAAGGGCGTTCGGACGGACGTCCTGCGAGCGTCGCCGAACGATCCCACCGTCGCCGCGGACCACGTCTGGACGCTCGCGGACTCCGCCGACGAGTTCAACGGCGAGGTCGACACGATCACCGTCGACTACCCTGACGGGACCAGTCTAGACGGCCTCACGAACGACGACGTGACCGTCTACCTGGACCGCGACGGCGATGGCACGGTCGACGAGATTCCGGTTAACTCCGATTCCTACGCTGGGAGCACCGCCACCTTCGACCTCGACGGTCGGTACAATACGTCAGTCGAGGGCGAGGTGCGCGTCGAGATCGCCGGCGTCGCGAATCCGGAGTCGGGCGAGTACGTCGCGACGGAGACGCTCGAGGGCGACGACACCCTCTCGGTCGACGTCGAGTACAACGTGACCGACCTGCGGGTCGCGACGGATTCGGCCACTCGCGTCGGCGAGACGTCCGCGACGCTGAACGGAACGCTCGAGGACCTCGACGGCGCGGACTGGGGTGAAGTGTACTTCGAGTGGGGGCCAACGGGCGACCTCGAGATGACCACTCCCTCCCGCTTGCTCGAGGAAACGGGATCGTTCAGCGAAGATATCGACGGTCTCGAGGCCGGTCAGGAGTACGAGTTCCGCGCCGTCGTCGAGTCGAACCACGGCTACACGGCCTACGGTTCCGTGCGGTCGTTCACCGCTCGGAGCGACGTTCGGACGGACGTCCTCGAGGCCGACCCGGCAACGGCGGGTACGGAGTCGTACCACACGTGGACCCTCGCGGACCTGTCCGCCGACTTCGACGGCGAGGTCGACACGATCACGGTCGACTATCCTGACGGAACCAGCGTAGACGGGCTCACGAACGACGACGTGACCGTCTACATGGACCGCGACGGAGACGGGACGGTCGACGAGATCGCCGTCAACTCGAACGAATACGCCGGAAGCGCCGCAACGTTCGACCTCAACGGCGTCTACAACACGTCGGTCGAGGGCGAGGTGCGCGTCGAAATCGATGGTGTGACCAATCCCGTGTCGGGCGAGTACGTCGCTAACGAGACGCTCGAGGGGGAGGATTTCCACTCCGTCGACGCCGAATTCATCGTGGACTGA
- a CDS encoding DoxX family protein, with protein sequence MFESAGADVAFLLARVIFGGVLAFMGFNHFLDVERMAGYAEFKGLPAPKASVVLSGVLLVLGGLSLIVGVFPAVGAGALAVFLVVSALKMHDFWNAEGEEAQNEMTAFLKNVYGAGAALAFLAVSNAAWPYALNIGL encoded by the coding sequence ATGTTCGAGTCTGCCGGCGCCGACGTGGCGTTCCTGCTCGCGCGCGTGATCTTCGGTGGCGTCCTCGCGTTTATGGGGTTCAACCACTTCCTCGACGTCGAGAGGATGGCCGGCTACGCGGAGTTCAAGGGCCTGCCAGCACCGAAGGCGTCTGTCGTGCTGAGTGGCGTCCTCCTCGTTCTCGGCGGACTCTCGCTCATCGTGGGGGTGTTCCCCGCGGTGGGCGCCGGCGCGCTCGCGGTGTTCCTCGTCGTCTCGGCGCTGAAGATGCACGACTTCTGGAACGCCGAAGGCGAGGAGGCCCAGAACGAGATGACGGCGTTTCTCAAGAACGTCTACGGCGCGGGTGCGGCCCTCGCGTTCCTCGCGGTTAGCAACGCTGCCTGGCCCTACGCGCTGAACATCGGGCTTTAG
- a CDS encoding glycosyltransferase, translating into MDVLTLTNAADAPFLNQQQAALERCGVRFETLSVAGDVTGENARGPLEYLQFFRTVRRELDREYDLIHAHYGLTAPMALAQRRVPVVCSLWGSDVHGPVAPVSRFCAPFCDEVIVMSEAMADALGRECRVIPDGVDLETFRPGSQAAARDRVGWPTDEHAVLFPYAPDRSVKNYPRAKRIVDRADGRLERPVSLRTITGVDHDEMPHYMNAADALLVTSHSEGSPNAVKEAMACDLPVVAVDVGDVRERLEGVSPSCVADADDVLVEGLTTILESGARSNGRKAAREVSLERTTDAVLEVYESVTGLERADQRRTRVARS; encoded by the coding sequence ATGGACGTACTCACGCTCACGAACGCCGCGGACGCGCCGTTTTTGAACCAGCAACAGGCTGCCCTCGAGCGCTGCGGCGTTCGATTCGAGACGCTGTCGGTCGCCGGCGACGTGACCGGCGAGAACGCTCGCGGGCCGCTCGAGTACCTCCAGTTCTTCCGGACGGTGCGCCGCGAACTGGATCGCGAATACGACCTGATCCACGCCCACTACGGGCTCACGGCCCCGATGGCGCTCGCCCAGCGACGGGTGCCGGTCGTCTGCTCGCTCTGGGGATCGGACGTCCACGGCCCCGTCGCACCCGTGAGTCGCTTCTGTGCACCCTTCTGTGACGAGGTGATCGTCATGTCCGAGGCGATGGCCGACGCGCTCGGTCGGGAGTGTCGCGTGATCCCCGACGGCGTCGACCTCGAGACCTTTCGGCCGGGGTCACAGGCGGCCGCTCGTGACCGCGTCGGCTGGCCCACCGACGAGCACGCGGTCCTGTTCCCATACGCGCCCGACCGGTCGGTGAAGAACTACCCGCGGGCGAAACGGATCGTCGACCGCGCCGACGGCCGCCTCGAGCGGCCCGTCTCCCTGCGGACGATTACGGGCGTCGACCACGACGAGATGCCCCACTACATGAACGCCGCCGACGCCCTCCTGGTGACCTCCCACAGTGAGGGTTCGCCAAACGCGGTCAAGGAGGCGATGGCCTGTGACCTCCCGGTGGTCGCCGTCGACGTCGGTGACGTGCGCGAACGCCTCGAAGGTGTCTCCCCGTCGTGCGTGGCCGACGCGGACGACGTCCTGGTCGAGGGACTGACGACGATCCTCGAGTCGGGGGCCCGGTCGAACGGCCGCAAGGCCGCTCGCGAGGTGAGTCTGGAGCGCACGACCGACGCCGTCCTCGAGGTCTACGAGTCGGTAACGGGGCTCGAGCGCGCAGACCAGCGGCGAACGCGAGTGGCGCGGTCCTGA
- a CDS encoding quinone-dependent dihydroorotate dehydrogenase: MTLYSRLRPLAFALPPETAHDAGKTALRAAQSTRPTRWALEAAYRYEHPALEVERFGTTFPNPVGVAAGFDKNAECTHALAALGFGFVEIGTVTPYAQTGNERPRLFRLQEDEAMVNRMGFNGDGMDRVRKRLEADGTPRIPLGVNVGKMNISTEREAIEDYRRVFTRLAPFADYVVVNVSCPNTPDEFDESSPEHLEAIFETLHAENDGDVPLLVKIGPDSPDESVLELLEIVEDQGVDGIVATNTTTTREGLRSPAREEWGGLSGAPLRDRSTGVIRLLADHGEVPIVGVGGVDSAQAAYEKIRAGASLVQLYTGFVYNGPSTAREINRGLLELLREDGFSSIEEAVGADLE, encoded by the coding sequence ATGACGCTGTACTCGCGGCTCCGGCCGCTGGCGTTCGCGCTGCCGCCCGAAACGGCTCACGACGCCGGGAAGACAGCCCTCCGGGCGGCTCAGTCGACGCGGCCGACCAGGTGGGCCCTCGAGGCCGCCTACCGATACGAACACCCCGCCCTCGAGGTCGAGCGGTTCGGGACGACGTTCCCCAACCCCGTCGGTGTGGCCGCGGGTTTCGACAAGAACGCGGAGTGTACGCACGCTCTGGCCGCCCTCGGATTCGGCTTCGTCGAAATCGGGACCGTCACGCCGTACGCCCAGACCGGCAACGAGCGCCCGCGCCTGTTCCGCCTCCAGGAGGACGAGGCGATGGTCAACCGGATGGGGTTCAACGGCGACGGGATGGATCGAGTCCGAAAACGGCTAGAGGCGGACGGCACGCCCCGGATTCCCCTCGGCGTCAACGTCGGGAAGATGAACATTTCGACCGAGCGCGAGGCGATCGAGGACTACCGCCGCGTGTTCACCAGACTGGCGCCGTTCGCCGATTACGTCGTCGTCAACGTCTCCTGTCCGAACACGCCCGACGAGTTCGACGAGAGTTCGCCCGAGCACCTCGAAGCCATCTTCGAAACCCTCCACGCCGAGAACGACGGCGACGTCCCCCTCCTGGTGAAGATCGGTCCCGATTCGCCCGACGAATCGGTCCTCGAGTTGCTCGAGATCGTCGAGGACCAGGGAGTCGACGGCATCGTCGCGACGAATACGACGACTACGCGCGAGGGCTTGCGCTCGCCCGCGCGCGAGGAGTGGGGTGGGCTAAGCGGTGCGCCGCTGCGTGATCGCTCGACGGGCGTGATCCGGTTGCTCGCCGATCACGGCGAGGTGCCCATCGTCGGCGTCGGCGGCGTCGACTCCGCGCAGGCAGCCTACGAGAAGATTCGCGCCGGGGCCTCGCTGGTGCAACTCTACACCGGATTCGTCTACAACGGGCCGTCGACGGCCCGGGAGATCAATCGTGGGCTCCTCGAGTTGCTCCGCGAGGACGGGTTTTCGTCGATCGAAGAGGCTGTTGGGGCCGACCTCGAGTGA
- a CDS encoding alkaline phosphatase family protein produces MSGSTSTTASERAFVLGLDGVPWNLIERWTDEGELPNFARLREEGASGPLDSTRPATTPLAWPSIATGVWPDKHGIYGFQQLSSSYSHRMYTSRDCKQPPLWEQLGPAVVGNVPMTYPATAIDGEVVSGMMTPSLEHDFTHPPELADEVVDRIPDYQISLNYPDYADRLDEFEVAVSDILRKRRELMRLLMERRDDWELFFFVYTAPDRFQHLIWDEDRILEQYRALDDILGEVMDYTDEHDADLYVVSDHGFGPIDELAYPNHFLEREGYLFEEEDDGTRGALASLGISRERVSSALNRVGISEEFLVSKLPRQLLDSVAEQIPGQHALYDVDYERTVAFVHDAGNLYVNDSDRFDHGVVSPREIPALKAELTDLFESITDDAVERVFVVYDGDDLFPTDPDSPDLIVNGTNRYEGRNAVTDEPFGDPSPTAASHRPEGIMLCRGPSIEPGATLRGARVVDVAPTLLHGIGKPVPTNADGRVLFDAFRPDAEPTGTKVARRDVTSERDQESVDDDFSGVEDRLKGLGYME; encoded by the coding sequence ATGAGCGGATCTACATCGACGACGGCGTCCGAGCGAGCGTTCGTGCTCGGGCTCGACGGCGTCCCCTGGAACTTGATCGAACGCTGGACCGACGAGGGCGAGCTCCCGAACTTCGCCCGGCTGCGTGAGGAGGGGGCATCGGGCCCGCTCGACAGCACGCGCCCGGCGACGACGCCACTGGCGTGGCCGTCGATTGCGACCGGTGTCTGGCCCGACAAACACGGCATTTACGGCTTTCAACAGCTCTCTTCGTCGTACTCACACCGGATGTACACCAGCCGGGACTGCAAGCAGCCGCCGCTGTGGGAACAACTCGGCCCTGCGGTCGTCGGTAACGTCCCGATGACGTACCCGGCGACCGCCATCGACGGCGAGGTGGTCTCGGGGATGATGACGCCCTCGCTCGAGCACGACTTCACCCATCCACCAGAACTCGCCGACGAGGTCGTCGACCGGATTCCCGACTACCAGATCAGCCTCAACTACCCCGACTACGCCGACCGCCTCGACGAGTTCGAGGTCGCGGTCTCGGACATCCTCAGAAAGCGCCGGGAGTTGATGCGACTGTTGATGGAGCGTCGAGACGACTGGGAGCTGTTCTTCTTCGTCTACACCGCCCCCGATCGCTTTCAGCACCTCATCTGGGACGAAGACCGCATCCTCGAGCAGTACCGCGCGCTCGACGACATTCTCGGCGAGGTGATGGACTACACCGACGAGCACGACGCTGACCTCTACGTCGTCTCCGACCACGGGTTCGGGCCCATCGACGAACTCGCCTACCCGAATCACTTCCTCGAGCGGGAGGGCTACCTCTTCGAGGAGGAAGACGACGGAACTCGCGGCGCGCTCGCGAGCCTGGGGATCTCCCGGGAACGCGTCTCGAGTGCGCTGAACCGGGTCGGCATCTCCGAGGAGTTCCTGGTCTCGAAGCTGCCGCGTCAGCTACTGGACTCCGTCGCCGAGCAGATACCGGGCCAGCACGCCCTCTACGACGTGGACTACGAGCGAACCGTCGCGTTCGTCCACGACGCGGGTAACCTCTACGTCAACGACTCGGATCGGTTCGACCACGGCGTCGTCTCGCCGCGGGAGATTCCGGCGCTCAAGGCCGAACTCACCGACCTCTTCGAGTCGATCACCGATGACGCGGTCGAGCGCGTCTTCGTCGTCTACGACGGCGACGACCTCTTCCCGACGGACCCCGATTCGCCGGACCTCATCGTCAACGGGACGAACCGTTACGAGGGGCGCAACGCCGTCACCGACGAACCGTTCGGCGACCCGTCGCCGACCGCCGCGAGCCATCGCCCCGAGGGGATCATGCTCTGTCGCGGCCCGTCGATCGAACCCGGGGCGACGCTGCGGGGTGCACGGGTCGTCGACGTCGCCCCCACGTTGCTCCACGGGATCGGCAAGCCCGTCCCCACGAACGCCGACGGCCGGGTTCTCTTCGACGCGTTCCGACCGGACGCCGAACCAACCGGGACCAAGGTCGCCCGCCGAGACGTCACGAGCGAGCGCGACCAAGAGAGCGTCGACGACGACTTTTCGGGCGTCGAGGACCGATTGAAGGGCCTCGGCTACATGGAGTGA